A stretch of the Capsicum annuum cultivar UCD-10X-F1 chromosome 10, UCD10Xv1.1, whole genome shotgun sequence genome encodes the following:
- the LOC124887893 gene encoding classical arabinogalactan protein 9-like: MLHKTNGSLSLSLPSLSLLSRSPALIAVADLRCRPDPTSGPDLRSPTSNPVAAPRCPPSPTSGSNTLSPPPFIPPLSVHTTPSGVGGIQQSPPPRSPANRRSVSSRRFGLQQPKLSLQPQLRLHPPLGRQQPQHPSDDQFPRSPAAATPSQHRNPPEPGDF; this comes from the coding sequence ATGCTCCACAAgactaacggctctctctctctctccctaccctctctctctctcttgtcCCGGTCCCCGGCCCTCATCGCCGTCGCCGACCTTCGgtgccgacccgacccgacctccggccCTGACCTCCGGTCCCCGACGTCGAACCCCGTCGCCGCTCCCCGCTGCCCTCCGTCACCGACCTCCGGTTCCAATACGCTCTCCCCCCCTCCGTTCATACCCCCCCTCTCCGTCCATACCACCCCCTCCGGCGTCGGCGGGATACAACAGTCCCCCCCACCTCGGTCTCCAGCCAACCGCCGCTCGGTCTCCAGCCGCCGATTCGGTCTCCAACAACCGAAGCTCAGTCTCCAGCCGCAGCTCCGCCTGCACCCGCCGCTCGGTCGCCAGCAGCCGCAGCACCCAAGCGACGACCAGTTCCCTCGGTCTCCAGCAGCCGCAACTCCATCTCAGCACCGGAATCCCCCGGaacccggtgacttctaa